The Neodiprion lecontei isolate iyNeoLeco1 chromosome 2, iyNeoLeco1.1, whole genome shotgun sequence genome segment ATTTAACTTTTTAATATAGGTTTGGATATCAAACTTGAaactgaatgaaaatttcgatgAATAGTGTTTCGAAGAAGGTTTCAAAGTACATAGACTCCGTCATAAGCTTAGAATTTTAAACACAATTTTTGCTCTCGGACTTCAAGCGAGTCGAAAGGAGAGAAAAGTAAATTGTTGTTGGCTCAATCGGTGCAGCAAATAATTACTTCACTATTTcaatactttaattttttcaccttgaACGATGATAGGTGTCGAAGCTTGAGTAAAAGCAACGTTATCAGTGGATACCACatcgctcgtatcttttcatttctcaaaCGCGTATAATAATTTCCTTATTTTGAACTTGATCCTACAAACTCTATCGGCACTGCGGTTGGGCAATGTGTGACTCACTGTACATACGTCATGGGCGTAGTAGGTCAGTACAGTTTTCCGTTATTCCGGAATATTACCACGACTGTTATTGCTTATCTCGAGTACATCAAGACGTAAACAGATTTCGGTAACGGAATGACACAGTGCGCGAACCGAGCCTAAGTTCCGCAACTCTAAGCTTCGGTTAACCCTAAGCAATTAGCTTGCAAGACTCAATTTCAAACAGTAAGGATTCGTATTAATTActtcattaaattttctaaagtaatacataaaatattaataagatgaaaaattttcttaccgtGCCCGGAGAATTAGCGTGATTCGAATAATTTCATCGTCGCAGATTGATTTAATAATTAAGCTGTTAAATGTGTCATTTATTTATCCTTAACTATGTTTCAATACTATTGTAGTATCTGAAATGCAATAATTAGGTATACGCACTACTACGACAAATATATTACGCTGGTATGTTTTATATAGATGCATATGCatcgtaataaaattgtataattacgTGCGGCGTAATGTATCAACAACATGCATCACGTTAGTTTGATATTTGTTACATTAAAATGGCAATTAATATATTAACAATAGACGTAATATCATAATGACTATTGACTATTAGTCTGTTGAATTTTTCCTCGAAAGAGAAACGATTTCCGTATGCGTACAATAATCGTATTAACATATGTATTTAGACCGAAACACCCGATACATCGATCTTTGATCGGCATCGCTAAACTAAAGATAAGCGAATCGTGTTGCCACAAATAATCAACTGAAATTTTGACGGGCACGTAACGTCCAATTTGTCAAGTTTGACCCACTCGGGACGAGCAAAAAGAAATCGTTAATTGCGTACCGGTTTTTCGTAATATTCGGCCACgactgaataataataataacaagatTATACCTTTGGGCTTACAAAGAacgtttattttctttcgcgGTTTTGTTTAGATGTTTTTCCAATCCCATTTCGTTTTATTCCTTTTTAAATTGTGTACCAACGCATTAACCTCTGGGTGATTAACTTTTACGCTATACATCACGAGTGGCTtgaaacaaatcaaaaaaaaagagaaaaaatttatcatatatatataatattgtccttattatatgtataaggtATTCAGATGTATAGTAATTGACTGCGTATGCATCATTCGTGTACCATTATCAAACATTCGACGTGGATACAACGTATTGTCCGTATCAtggttttttcgaaaataatggCAATATTCGTGGCGATAATCACAGTTATACGTAATCATTATCGCTTCGTACATCAAATATCTGTCGTGGCAAGAACTACAGACTACAATACAATACCCCGTCCCTCCTCTAGTGTGATGATATtacattgtttatttttcaagtatcTGATAAATTATATCGTAATATCGTTAATTACTACTAAGGTTTGCCAGTATGTAGTATTTGTTTATGTTAGATCTGATTTATTACACATACATTAAGATATATAATCCATGTAAGGATAACTTCTGAAGAATCTATTATAGATATAattagatatatatttatatatattttatcatttttatagtaTATTTACATTGATTTaattatgtatatgtgtatatctACTTTTTATACGGACTTCTAAATAATATCtctatgtataaattttagttgtataagtatataattTTGTGTATATTATTCAATCTGATCGTATTTCTTCGTTCGCAACATGCATTTCCTAGGTGGTCTAAGGatcgatatttatttaaaagtaaattgtatCGTTATATTTTACGACCTCTGTTTCGATTCTGCAGTTTACTTTTATACTTTTTCAGTTTAGGCATCACTTGTTAAACTCTACCATATGATGCTGAATATTATATCGCCACCGTTATGCTAACGCTAACGTGACGTGACGATCGGTTAATTAccattcaattaattatacgaTACTCTTAACGTCTACAACTCTATAGCTATAATGTCTACGTATAtgatgtaatatttattttcaatatttttgacgTTCGATTTAACTTATTAAGGCTAACCAGTTTCAGTACTGGCAATTGTACAACATAATTAAATCAACGAAGCCGACGAAGTTCACCTAAGCAATTGAGGTTTCATCGCgatttcattgtttttatcTATTTCTCCTCGGCGCGCGTTgcatttttttgttatctcCTTTTAGCATTTTTCTCGACTATCCGAATCCGTGGATAATTTATACACGCGCACCTACCTCATATCATTTGATTATTAATCTTACAACGTTAACAGGAGACAACGTTGATATAATTCCTTTGCCGATCTTTCTCGCATTTGATTTATTTCTATCCGCATGCGTGCTCTTCGTCGTTTCACCATCTGTCATAGCACTGTTTTACAGTGTGTGATACGTAAATTCTATATAGGTACGATATCCTATCCCTATTCATAAGAAAAGGCCTCTGATtgaagtgaaataataatgaagatgacgataacaataataactcgggagtaatataattatttcgaCGATAACAATCTATGTAATACATAGCGCATACTATATATACCGTTACAATATCTTAGTTCTTTCCTGTTTCGCCGAATAGCCGATTGCTTCttactaattgtaaattcgTACCATGTTTTGATCACTCAACACATCTCAACGCCCACAGGATTCCGTCACAGCTATTGCATTTCATGTACTTGtgtagaaatattttaaacgaTGTTTGCTTTCACCTGAGCATTACCCATCATCACTTTATTCACGAAGTTGACTATCGCTGTTGCGGGCTGTTGTTCCGGTTCAAGCTCGGCGAATACGTGACACTGGTTGTCCGATTTGTGGGCCGTTTTTCGAGCCACGAACCCGAAACACCGACTGCAAATCATAAAAATCGTATGCGTTGCTTTAAATATTTGTACGCTGTATGTGTTATCAGCATAAAAGATAGTCGTGTAATTTGCGGGATTGCGAATAGAACTAGTTTCTCTAATTTACTATGtcaatggtttttttttttttttttgcggtttTCAACTTTCTTCGCAACTTTTTTACTTCGTTTATTTACCTTGCTGTGAAACCTAACGTTTACTACAGCGTTGCATACGTATAATTTATGTTATTATTGAGTTCTTTCGATTAAATCGTTAATGGTCATCGGCATACCGAATAGTGATCCCGTTCGTATTAAGTAGAACAAACGACTTTGCTGTACTGTATTAGCTACCCGACGCGCCATATGCTGgatattattcattatacCAGGTCACTCTGCAACCGGACAAACTCGATGAGACTGGTGTTACTAGTGAAAAAACGAATCGACGAAAcagagaagaaaaggaaaaaaaaactagttaTTATACAGGCTGTATTTCGATGAACTcaagtttaataattttggCTCGAACGCTCATATATACgggtgaaaatgtaaaaacgtGCCGGCACGTAGAGAAAGAGGTATGCTATCTTTACTGACAGTCAAATTTACTACATGTTTTCTCCTCttagaaaaaagtttttaacaAATGTCTGAGATTAGCAGCATACAGTTGGCATCGAAACAATCTAAAgaacgtaataaaaaaattgcttaaGTGactttgaatttattaaagCCGACTGTCAAGCGCCGGTCTAGTTTCtttgagattattttttctctctcagtAACCGGTTGGCAAAATTTCATGAAACGTGATGAAACATGTTTCCAAGTTGAATAAGActaatttttcgataattttgtttttaataccGAACTATGTAAAGAATTCCCAATAATATTTACCGAAATAgcaatattattgtataaatcaAGCTTACTGAGAGGTTTGGCCCTGCCCGCTTTCGGCTACGAAGTTCCAGGTCCGTTCGTCGACGTCGAGACCGCAGTAGCTGATGTTATTTGTCGGATAATGTCTCCTGAAGAATAGTTTACGGGCGTTATCCGTCAGGGTGATACCCTGGGCCGATACCTTGAAGTGGACTACAGTCGCAGTTGGTAATGGCCGCTGTTCGAAAAGCGTCGTGACAGTTTTTCTGATCGCTTGTGGCCCCGTCAAAGATTCAGTATCGATTGTGAAGAGGTAGAGGACGTTGCAAGCTGAAACGATTCGGGCATTCCTTAAGTTTTGCAGATTACGCATATTgcaggtgttttttttcttgtagaaGAAACAAATTTGTAGTTTGGACAATCAAATTTCGATGAATCAACCTCACCACTGGttggtttttcaatttattgaaaagagaaagagcgagacagcaaaatattatacgcgcagcggtaaaaattttatcagcagAAGTAGTCGATAAAAGAGCAATATTAAGATTGCAAAGTGACGTAAGTctaaaagaatttctagcACATTATACCGACATAGAAGGCAATCGAATAGCTCAATTCAACAAATTACGAGCTAACTAAGTACgaactatttttttctaagaatttttaattttacgaaattaaattatatgatATATTCTAGTAAGACTGGTAATTCCGTTATATGACCCAGTGAATTCAtcagtaatattattttcaccgtaATCAACCTATTACTATGACTTAAACGACACGTGTATAAGACGTGCAAGAAAGTCAAATCGTCAAGAATCAGGAAAACCACTTTTATCACGCTACTCGGTAAACAAGACTTTGCCCGATAATTTCTCATTCAGTTACTTGGCAAATATTTCTTCGAACAAAATGAAAGGGTTTTGCACGATGCATTTGAGTATCGGTGAAAATATGAACGTACAAGGATGTACGTTGATGTACGGGTCTAAATTTCAAGAAGTAGTTCGCGTTACAGATAGTGCGACAatagtatgaaaaaattgttaaatttattgaaaaaggaaaaagactCACCCGCCCCCTGAGCAAGTAGCTGCTGAGCGCTGCTCGTTCCCGGTGAGTCGAGGGCTCTGGCGGCGGCTTCCGGTTCGGGAAGAAGCAGCTGGCAGGGTAAAGCCATGGCCATTAAACTGTGCTGATAAACGAGGGCCGAGAGCGAGCTGAAGACCGGTTCGTTAGCGCATCCCTTTAGACGAACGCCTCTCGATGTCGGTTCGATGAGAAAATGCCTCACTAATTCGCTCGCCGGATCCCGAGGGCTGCTCGGAGCTCCTGGAGGCGGCGTCGCCACCTTAAGGGCGAGCCCAAAGGCCCCGGGGAAGGAATTGCTGTCGCGAACAACGAACATCCCCGGAGTCGCGTCCTTGAGCATCGCGATCGCTGGAGGAGATAGAATTATAGGGGGTGTTTTTAGAAACGTGGTCGAACTACAAACGAGCCTCGATTATCGATTAATCATTTTGCCGCCTCGGTAATTACCTTGTTCTCTAGAAATGTTCGGCTTGTACCAAATCCGGCTTGTGTCTCTGACGAACTTTACATTGGCATCGGCAACTTCCTGGGGTTCTGTGTTTGAGTGAACGCTCGATCTTCTGGATCCGTAGTTATAGACCTTGGGCGATGACTGACCGCCGCTGTTTATTGACGAGTATGATATGGCACTctggaaatgaaatttggtaagatgaaattttctcaaataaaaGCTTGATTTTCAgcttcatttaattatttgttcGATCAAATCTTTCCCTTCGCCGTACCTTTGGACTCTGGGCGAATTCTATCTGCGTCGGTGTGCCGGGGCTTTGATTACTTATCGTCATTTGAGACTGACTGGCGTACTCTCCTCCGGGAGAGACAGGTCGATCCTTGCTGAAAATTTACGTATATCGTATGTATATTTAGACAGCGTTATTTTGCTCGTTTTTAATTGATCAATGGTGCAACACTCAGGTGTGAGTCATTCCGTGAAATATACACAATAAAACCACATTTCAGGTGCATGGCAgtgtacgtaggtatatttaTATGGGTATTAGGTATATACATGTGGAATGACGTACGCTGTTaatcgtgcaacgataaaaaagatgaaattaaaaatacgtcaattaaaaattatcaatcaaGAAAATCTTCTGTACTTCTGTCAAAGGGATTCGGTAGTCATTCGCTGGTCATTGCAAACGACGATAAATtgtcaaacatttttatatgtTATAAAtgacaaatgaaaattcacgttAAAAATGAAGGACGCCGAATCCCTTTGATCAAACTGCACTggagtaaatattttcttcgtcAGAGTATTGCaaaattcattgtttattCACAAGATGCAAAGCTGAAAGACAAACGTTAGCCGAGAAAAATCtgtatacatattgtataatatattataataatctgTAAGAAAAGCGTGAAAGATTGATGTCAGTAAATTTTGCAAACGATGATAATTATACTTCATTATTTGATGccataaatttgaattaatgCATTAATGCAGCATCTTTTTGAGTAGATATTTCTGTATCAAAATCTATCTCCTGGCACCTGGATTCAGGCAACATTgtaactgaatattttttagtttcggttgAATCTTTTCCTCTTTAATCTCATACCAGTGCATGATGATCTAAAAAGATTTTGATTGAGATTGCTGGCCGATCGATCGAGTTAGAATTCAATGCTGGCGGTGTAACATTAAATTATGTTAGTAATACAAGAATCAAACGGTGAAACAAACTCGTAACACTAAGAATAAAATCGTGAACAATGATTGATACGAAATTATGGCTAGACATAGGAAACTGATGCTTGTGAAATTTGCCTAGCAAAAAATGATAGACATAGAGGGAGACAGAGAGACAgatagagaaagagggagagtcagagaaatagaaaaagataGGGGAGAAATAGAATTGAGAAATTGCCATAATATACGGTGATCGAAGCTGTCTCCCCTGTATTTTCTTCGTGTActgtgtattttaaatttacctaTAATCGAACGACGCCGACTGGTTAGTGAGCGGCCATCGTTTGTTATTCGTTTGCTTTAGCGATCCGCTTGCTGGGAAACTCAAACGTCTAAAATCACCAAGATAATCCATTGTCTCTCGTcattttctcaattaaaaattatcaacttAAATGAATATAGCACGATATTCAAGAagctaattattttcattaccaCCCGCAtcggtataaaataatttatacggTATGGATCATCATCTATTATCAAAAATGACAAATATTCAATCGCAAGATAATCCAAATTTCGAACAGCTATTTCTCGCGTGAAACGAATTCATATTCTATTTTGGAAATTAGTTCAAATTTTGCACGTCAACGGCAAGTACTTAGATCCCTTTTACTCTGTAAAATTCATCGATCTGTTCCtatggttgaaaaattggtgCTTGTTTTCTTTCGCTCGAAAATACATCATACCATCAATCGATATAACAATGGATCAAAGTACTCCATTTTAATGGTGGGAATGAtctcaatgaaaaaaaaaaaaaaaaatctgcccaaatttttcaacacaaaTAAATAACTCTGCAATAACAGATGTTGCGTTACAGGTGTAAGATTGAAACATTACTCGTCTGATTACTCTAAGAAGCTGAGATAAAAACAGTAATTTCTCTTACCGCTGGGTTGTCGGACTCTTGGGAGGCAATCCCGTCTCTCTGgatatttctcttctttcctcGGCTGTGAAAACACGCTCGGTTGTGTAATTCCCGTAGTTGCCATTCCCGTTGTAATTTCTAGTGTCTTCCGGCccgttgttgttgtcgttgttgttgttgttgttgttgttgttgttcttgttgtttttgttattgATGTTGGTGTTGTTGTTTATCGCGTTGTTCACGCTGTTCGAAGTCGCGTAAATCTTATCGCTGGCGAATGTTACCGTCGGCGAGGCGTTGTTCACGTACGGTGTTCGCGGGTGAACCGGAAATGCTGGGGTTTGCGGCCGCGACGCTGTACTTCCTGCTCCCGCGCCTCCTGCTGGGCTGATGCTCCTCTCCGTCCACGATGATACCGAGTCATTGTGGGACTAAGAAATCGCAAAAACGACACAGGATTACCTCAAAGTAGGAGGGACTATACACCGAGCTTTTTCGGACCGGGAGTTTTCCGTGAAACTCACCGTTCAACGCCAGCAGATAGGCAACCGGATCTACCTTTTGTATCGACGTATATTCGGTCCGTAGCTTCGGTTGCCTATCTGCTGGCGTTGAACGTCAAGTTTCAATGAAAACTCCCGGTTGAATTCGAATCTCAAGTTTATTTGAagagatattattattgttttactTCTAATtgcaaacaaatttttctctcggGACGAAATTTCGGCCGGCTAGAGTTCCTTGAGaataaaacgagaaaattGCAGAAATCTATCGTTCGAGTAACAATTGGAACAAGATATACCGTGTATGTATAAGAAAGAGAAACACGCGACGAAACTGTTAGATATGAACTCGGTTTTAGAGAACAAAGAAAACATCCATTTACTGAATCAATGAATGATCGATGGTTCGATGCAGATGTAAACTATGTATCGGCAATTATACTAACGGGCTAAATAACATACGTATATGCTGAAAATGCTATCCACCTCTGGGTGCGTGTGAGGTGAAAAttgattatgagaaaaaaggTCGTTTTGATTaggtgagaagaaaaagagagtcacaaagattaaaaaaaaaaataaaaaaaacaaaaagaaacaaaaaactacTGCGTTAAGAATAAGCCGAAAAATGCGAAGCTTTATCTAGCAACAAACCTGCCATGCTTTTGGCGACTGGTTAGGGGAACTGTTAGTTGTGTTTGTCGATGTGGCGCGGGTATGCAGTTCGTTCTTATTAGTAGATGAGGTGGTTCTGACGTTCGATATTTCCGCCAATGACTGAAATAGGCTCACGAGCGGATCCGACGTCGCGTTATCTGCCCTGTTGGCGCTGGAATTTGAATTTGCAGTTCCGCCTCCGGAGTTCTGAGCCGGTTGGTCATCGACGGTTTGCAGCAATCCCGACTCCTGAGAACCGGGGCCCGAGCTGTTTACCGAATGCAATTTGCTCGAGGAGTAGACGAAGTTGCTTCTCGACTCGTTGGGCCGGACTTGATACGAGGAATTTTCGTTCAGCGCCAAAGCGCGGTGGTGCTGATTAAGCAGAGATTCTGTCCTCGCGTAGCTATCGCTTCGCGATTCCGGCTGCGGCGGTGAGTGTCGTTGATTTTCACCGTTCGCCTGTTGTTGTTGCAGCTGCTGATGCTGATAATGTCGGCTCAACGTTTGCTGGAAGGCATATCCTAAGGGAGCAGCTGCGAGAGCTGATCTTGGGGACATCGGGGGACTCTGTAACGCGCAAGCGAATTTTCTATGGTTCATAGCCGGCATGCAGCTGCAGGGATCCGTGCAATACGCGTTATGTTTATAGTTACAcgtcgacatttttttttttttttttccaacgtaaATTTTTCCTCCACCCTTTTCGAGAGAACCGCGTTGCTCAGGGCGTAACTCAGATATACTTTACATCTGATGATCTGACATTTCTAAAATCGTTGAacaatgttcttttttttcagatcaaagTCTCTATTCCAGGCTAttcttgttattattgttattactatttgACAACATGTTATTTTCCAATTGAATTCAACTGCATTAAATTAGTTTCGTTTTTCCCATGCTTTGTTATATTCCGATTAGACGGACTGAATCGCGAAATTCTAACCGAACAACTTGGGCGGTAAGAACTCGAACTTGCGTCCCTCGACCGATATCTTCATAATTGTGAAACGTTGTAATCGATACATGTATGGAGGATAAAATATGCAACACTAGAAGGTTGTGCCTATCGCTAACAAACGCACATTACAACTTCTATTATTCCTACCTATAACACGTATATAATAGTAAGTGGGTTGAGTTAATCGAAGCTGTAGCGTATAATAAACTATTCTACGCGTgacggtaaaaaataataatattaaatcaTTGCATGACATTGCGTATAAGATCTAGCAGCCATCTAAACGCTATTTGATAGTGATGTGAATAAAGCTCAATCTATTAGTGCTCATTattaggtatatgtatattatatataccgatatgtatatgtaataacgacaataataataaaatagaaagACGAAAAAGGAGTTACGTGGGAATTGTATCGGTATTCAGTTCGTTATTATCGTAATCGGTCATTCGGTTTCTGTGCAATATCTCCTCTCACCTGAGTCTCGCTGTTCTTCCTCAATTCGTAGCCACGTTTAACTCCGACGAATGGACGTTCGTTGAAACTTTCCGCACGCGGACGACCGCCAATCAGGGTACCGTTGTTGTACTTACGGCTGCTCGACCTCTGCGGAAGCAACGGACTAGCCGGCGCCGAGGTGTAAGTCGCGGATCGTACTTGCGGCTGAAATTATTGAATCGGGTTTGTTGGTTCGAATATATTTCAAAGCTCAAATTTGTCAGCTTTTTGAATATCGTCAGCTCACCTGCATCGTGTAATTTATCGTCCAGGCATCGTCGTCGCCGTCAAGAACCGCCGAATCGCTGGCGTATCCGTCCTGCCGGACTCTTCCTCGCTGCACGGTTCTCAGTTCGCCGATAACCCGGTTCCCCGATTCCTGCCGCCACTGTTTGCTCGGGCTCCTCTCGTCCCTTCTAGCAGCAAGTTTGAGCTGCTGTTGTCTCAGCCACGACAACCTGTGTCGAACaagcggaagaaaaaaacaatcattGTAAAAACGAAAGCGATCGAGCGAAGAGGAGACGAGCAGGCGAGAGAAATTGGAGATCGGGAGGATGGGCCCGACGGAATGATCGATAAAGAATAGCGCGAGCCACTCTCCCGGCTTTATAATAAGATATATAGGAGTAATTATCTATTGATTGACGAGGTCGTCTCGGGCCATCGCCTCGAAGCAATGGACCATGTAGCTCCTTAATGTCGAAGCTTGCGTCATTCCCGTGCAAAGGTCTTTTAAGGTGGCCTCGCGTTGTCAAGAGTCGCGAGACAGTTTCGTTGGACAAAGAAAATGTCGCCCAGCGTCAAATCTCGTTACTGTGAGGTCGAGATTTTGACGAATCTTCGACCGATTTTCAACTGCGTTAAATTAGATTGACAAATTTATTACCTActaattttcaacgttttttaaCTCTGATTATTCCGCTCCTTATTACGTATAACAGTATAGCGGTAATTCGGAGACGTAATTTTATACTGCTGACGTAATTTATCTCAAGTTTCTCAtggagagagggaaagagagagagagagagaaagacagaGGGAGCAGGGTAGCAGAGAAAATAATCGGGATAGCTGTCGAGACGAACGAAGCGGTGATAACCGAGCAATTAGAGGAACTCGGATAATTATCACGTAGCAGAACACAGGCTCAATGAATTGGAAGACGACGCGTCAGAGTCGCGCATATAGGCAAGTTATGTGAATCGGTGTCTTAGTTTATCAGGTCGTAATTACACCGAAGGGTGAAAATCCGACCGTATATtccaacgaatgaaaaatagttccgttaaaaaattttattcgtatcTAGAGAGAAAAAGACAGTCATAATTGTCGTAAATCTCATGAAGAGATTTAAGGCTATTCacgttttttgtttaaatatatAACTTATTCAGGTAATATCCGAAACTCACGTTTCGTATTTTCACAAATGTTCCGATACGTTTTTTCACCTTTCGATCAACCTTATCATCTACTTCCGATCcgattttttctactttctcaCTTCAGGCATTCTCCAATAATTCCAACCGATCTCGATTATAACCAATCGGTCCTTATTCGGATTCGCGCATGACTAAACCGATGAATAAAACGCAGGTAAACACCATTCGGAATGGTAGATTCCGTGCCGATATTACAGAATCGGGTCGCAAATCGTACAAACAAAGCAACAATCTGCGCGGTTCAATTGTGATAAGCGATTGCATATGGATACAGTATAGCTGTGCACATTTTACCATTATACATATCGGAGTAATTATCAACGGTATACCGTACCGTCTAGGTgatatttcataataattgCTGGTATCGGGGTAAGCTGTTATTTATGCAATATTGGGCGTGTGTAACGTGTGCTTCAATCGTGTGGGAGGAGGTTCGCTGCTATCCGAGAGAACGCacaagtatacgtatataattatatatatatatatatatgtacgtttGAGGTATCGGCGGTACAGTAGATTATTATACCCACACGGTGTACCGAGAATGCGGTTCAGTTGCAACTACGCGAATCGGAGGACTGGAGTCGTGCCATTCCTTGGACTCGTGGGACAAGGCATGACCCACACCATGGCACGCGGCCCATACCGGTTCGCTGGTTGCCACCATCAAAACTCATCGTAATCCGCGGTCAACTTCCTTTATGGCGCATTAACGTGATAGTTCGCTTCGAATAAACAGGGTAAATACGGATCCTGCATCGCCTCGGGAGCGtggtaataattttaatatacaGGCCAGGGAATCCAgtttcttcactttttttttttttaggttcaATTGATACACACGTGGCTGAGCCTTGGTGTATTTTTTCAGCATCATTCATGATCTGAATCTTACCTTTGAGATAACGAGTACACGAGtgccaaatatttttactacatTTCTCGGCGATGGAAAAGTTCCATTTATTTATACTCGTCGAATTTGAATCATTTACGAGTTTCGTGGTACAAAAATCTATCGGTACAGTATCTGGTTTTATcgttgaaagaagaaaaattgttgtttgctTGGGTTATTTGgtttttacgaataaaatttattgtgaCCGCAACTATCATCGTTTCATCTCGTTACCTACAGGGTCTGATAATTGTCCATAAGCTTGTTCCATACGTAATTCATGTAATT includes the following:
- the LOC107222459 gene encoding tensin-1 isoform X4; the protein is MRYKSRGKGHDDIFDEGARFRDTAQQIHKQWQADPARAFPTVGSPGSDAPTTGINSAEGSTATPTPSPSPTNGQQNSHNSNYEAPSKNTTNTISRSKQVTTTMTRPRTPGVGADAVSIGGNGNSRVSEVMELSYVTERIIALWYKEDARGILDHATTLLRGKHGDNYVIFNLSSPGRTNEPNTRESGWPQNLAPSLERLCALCKELDSWLNAAPNRVAVLHARGGKERLGVAVSAYMNYSSICGSRDQALDRFAMRRFLDDKIGPLHVPSHRRYVEYFSGLLSGSLRISPSPLYLTHLTVLGVPQFEPTGCRAFLKVYEGLTPVYTSDLYSVTNAREFTVNLGGLRLRGDILIKCYHRVYSKQSREAMFSLQFHTCVITENVVSFPRSELDIACEDPRCPADSVVTLYFASDARRQDGVAGPVPAPTPAVPHASAHHDPILHWDSYTNLEISDDEGRDTPLSPPPPSSSSVQTSPRGLGYTCGPIDGSLYAVVNPGGAGGPRGSPLTVSMDSGISSAPPQRPSPPEAEPDSENDRLNSHGDLDKLLHDMMLTVESMPDPPPVENYRSDKSDKMYIRETRGYNSSGNQSSNYSTLKDSYRSYSSKNGDSPSYSGGSSYSTLKNEPQDPITLRKDTIERREEIRSFDVNFRRSPERKNGTESFSPPGNIDFIDEDIPYHARQTSQPFTYGATTDMIKQQILSSPSLVRKASVRGAAPVVDLDDILGEREKRTVSPTTPDPPPEFANGSGTLKTNDYTDGLSWLRQQQLKLAARRDERSPSKQWRQESGNRVIGELRTVQRGRVRQDGYASDSAVLDGDDDAWTINYTMQPQVRSATYTSAPASPLLPQRSSSRKYNNGTLIGGRPRAESFNERPFVGVKRGYELRKNSETQSPPMSPRSALAAAPLGYAFQQTLSRHYQHQQLQQQQANGENQRHSPPQPESRSDSYARTESLLNQHHRALALNENSSYQVRPNESRSNFVYSSSKLHSVNSSGPGSQESGLLQTVDDQPAQNSGGGTANSNSSANRADNATSDPLVSLFQSLAEISNVRTTSSTNKNELHTRATSTNTTNSSPNQSPKAWQSHNDSVSSWTERSISPAGGAGAGSTASRPQTPAFPVHPRTPYVNNASPTVTFASDKIYATSNSVNNAINNNTNINNKNNKNNNNNNNNNNDNNNGPEDTRNYNGNGNYGNYTTERVFTAEERREISRETGLPPKSPTTQRRLSFPASGSLKQTNNKRWPLTNQSASFDYSKDRPVSPGGEYASQSQMTISNQSPGTPTQIEFAQSPKSAISYSSINSGGQSSPKVYNYGSRRSSVHSNTEPQEVADANVKFVRDTSRIWYKPNISREQAIAMLKDATPGMFVVRDSNSFPGAFGLALKVATPPPGAPSSPRDPASELVRHFLIEPTSRGVRLKGCANEPVFSSLSALVYQHSLMAMALPCQLLLPEPEAAARALDSPGTSSAQQLLAQGAACNVLYLFTIDTESLTGPQAIRKTVTTLFEQRPLPTATVVHFKVSAQGITLTDNARKLFFRRHYPTNNISYCGLDVDERTWNFVAESGQGQTSHRCFGFVARKTAHKSDNQCHVFAELEPEQQPATAIVNFVNKVMMGNAQVKANIV